The Syngnathus typhle isolate RoL2023-S1 ecotype Sweden linkage group LG1, RoL_Styp_1.0, whole genome shotgun sequence genome includes a window with the following:
- the arsia gene encoding arylsulfatase I: MATTALTGFSMMSLLSLGYLTWDSNGPNQVEKEPGQTFGAGSLGPKPPHIIFIMTDDQGFNDIGYHSSDIKTPVLDKLAADGVKLENYYIQPICTPSRSQFITGRYQIHTGLQHSIIRPRQPNCLPFQHVTLPQRLQELGYSTHMVGKWHLGFYKKECLPTRRGFDTYFGSLTGSVNYYTYNSCDGPGLCGFDLHEGETVAWGERGKYSTHLYTQRVRKILARHDPSVQPLFIYLSFQAVHTPLQSPREYIYPYRGLGNVARRKYAAMVSVVDEAVRNITYALRKYGYYQNSVIIFSTDNGGQPLSGGNNWPLRGRKGTYWEGGVRGLGFVHSPLLRRKRRVSKALMHITDWYPTLVRLAGGNESLTKGVDGFDVWDAISEGKESPRLEILHNIDPLYNRARSGSLQKGHGIWNTAVQASIRAGDWKLLTGDPGYGDWTPLQVLPSFPVGWWNLERHTEPKKSVWLFNISGDPYERCDLSEQRPDVVKELMARLVYYNRTAVPVRYPSEDQRADPRLNGGAWVPWMADEEEDSQDTFYPKKNMDWKKKIKLSHSRSFFKRLNTRIMSNRI, translated from the exons ATGGCTACAACGGCCCTGACTGGTTTCTCCATGATGAGTCTTCTCAGTCTAGGATACCTGACCTGGGATTCAAATGGTCCCAATCAGGTGGAAAAAGAGCCAGGTCAGACTTTTGGTGCGGGGTCTCTGGGTCCAAAGCCTCCTCATATAATCTTCATCATGACAGATGATCAGGGATTCAACGATATAGGCTATCACAGCTCTGATATAAAGACACCGGTGCTGGATAAGTTGGCAGCTGATGGGGTGAAGCTGGAGAATTATTACATCCAGCCAATATGCACTCCATCCCGAAGCCAATTCATCACTGGAAG GTATCAGATTCACACAGGTCTCCAGCATTCCATCATCCGACCCCGCCAGCCAAACTGTCTTCCCTTCCAACATGTCACCCTCCCCCAGAGACTGCAGGAGCTTGGGTATTCCACTCACATGGTAGGCAAGTGGCACTTGGGCTTTTACAAGAAGGAGTGCCTGCCAACACGTCGTGGCTTTGACACATACTTTGGCTCCCTGACCGGTAGTGTCAACTACTACACCTACAACTCCTGTGACGGTCCGGGCCTCTGTGGTTTCGACCTCCACGAAGGTGAGACTGTAGCGTGGGGTGAGAGGGGAAAGTACTCCACCCATTTGTACACACAGAGGGTCCGCAAAATTCTGGCAAGACATGATCCCAGCGTGCAGCCGCTCTTTATCTACCTTTCCTTTCAAGCCGTTCATACGCCCTTGCAGTCCCCGCGGGAGTACATCTATCCGTACCGAGGGTTGGGCAACGTGGCCCGCAGAAAGTATGCTGCCATGGTCTCTGTGGTGGATGAGGCAGTTCGAAATATAACATACGCCCTCCGTAAGTATGGCTACTATCAAAACAGCGTCATCATTTTTTCTACGGACAACGGCGGACAACCACTGTCCGGCGGCAACAATTGGCCACTTCGGGGGCGTAAAGGCACCTACTGGGAAGGTGGAGTCCGAGGCTTGGGATTTGTCCACAGTCCTCTGttgaggagaaagaggagggtGAGCAAAGCCCTGATGCACATCACTGACTGGTACCCTACACTTGTACGCCTGGCAGGTGGCAACGAGTCCCTTACAAAAGGGGTTGATGGATTTGATGTCTGGGATGCCATCAGTGAGGGTAAGGAGTCTCCCAGATTGGAAATCCTACACAACATCGACCCTCTCTATAACCGTGCCCGCAGCGGCTCCTTGCAGAAGGGACATGGGATTTGGAATACAGCCGTGCAGGCCTCAATCCGAGCTGGAGACTGGAAATTGCTGACCGGAGATCCTGGTTACGGAGACTGGACACCACTGCAGGTCCTTCCGAGCTTCCCTGTCGGCTGGTGGAACCTTGAGCGGCACACTGAACCCAAGAAATCAGTATGGCTTTTCAATATCTCTGGAGACCCCTATGAACGTTGTGACCTCTCAGAGCAGAGACCAGATGTGGTCAAAGAGTTGATGGCGAGACTGGTGTACTACAACCGTACTGCCGTCCCAGTACGGTACCCATCAGAGGACCAACGGGCTGACCCCCGGCTGAATGGTGGTGCCTGGGTTCCATGGATGGCTGATGAGGAAGAAGACAGCCAGGACACATTTTATCCAAAGAAGAATATGGACTGGAAGAAAAAGATTAAACTGTCTCATAGTAGATCATTTTTCAAGAGACTCAACACTAGGATCATGTCCAACAGGATATGA
- the tcof1 gene encoding axoneme-associated protein mst101(2): MSANAFQHELIMLIFRHLKDNGFRSAAEELLRHSPQELVVGPACMSSSLGEIYEFWLKHSKNKYSNSKKGGSTQIKAAPKKDIPAKKVLKRKLATPKKDGKDGKSSETVTPAKMLKKDQNAVASGAGDSDSDSSLDVDKWKNMLLQMTELDKAKMNTLNALDSTTPKPVKRAPRQTRAKPKTDLLLKQTAEIKSNILGKAVAVEHAESSPSKKTSSGTETALPDVAKMDTLNALDSTTPKPVKRGARQTRAKPKADLLLKQTAEIKSNILANAVAVENAKSSPSKKTSSGTETALPDVAKIDTLNALDSTTPKPVKRAPRQTRAKPKTDLLLKQTAEIKSNILGKAVTVEDAKSSPSKKTSSGTETASKPPLVTLNGTHLLPSDDGRTATSSSKRREKKEKAEAPTLQRKKEKKQSSENDVGANTKENVSEEQETDTAEYVEKPVENITNCSTKSQDERAAMDTSGNAEQVNKKEKKAKKMKEAADNQTISETHGKDKKSKKKKETKDCDQEILSEPVNTVDSVKGGEEMSQQENADKIDDNKEARRIPETPSCMFTPSTDVGGKKAKDRKRSSHPAEGTPQQVSSETKGKRKKDKANTNEEQIVEDKNTSVIVEEGAEPNTDVKKKRKIKLGSVDTVPLVPLETPSPASTKKKRKSKVELPATPTSA; encoded by the exons ATGTCCGCGAACGCGTTCCAGCACGAGTTGATCATGCTCATTTTTCGGCATTTGAAAGACAATGGCTTCCGCTCGGCTGCGGAGGAGCTCCTGAGACACAGCCCACAG GAATTGGTGGTAGGTCCTGCATGTATGTCTTCATCATTAGGGGAAATCTACGAATTCTGGTTAAA GCACTCAAAGAACAAGTACTCCAATTCTAAAAAGGGAGGATCAACCCAAATCAAAG CTGCCCCCAAGAAGGACATACCTGCAAAGAAAGTACTAAAACGGAAG TTGGCGACACCAAAAAAGGACGGGAAAGATGGGAAATCGTCTGAAACTGTCACACCAGCAAAGATGTTGAAGAAGGACCAAAATGCTGTGGCTTCTGGTGCTGGTGATTCTGACTCCGACAGCAGTTTGGATGTtgacaaatggaaaaatatgcTGTTACAAATGACAG AGCTCGACAAAGCCAAGATGAATACCCTCAATGCTTTGGACTCAACGACACCCAAACCTGTAAAAAGAGCACCCAGACAAACTCGGGCCAAGCCTAAAACTGACCTGCTTTTGAAACAGACAGCAGAAATAAAGAGTAACATCTTGGGCAAAGCGGTGGCAGTGGAACACGCCGAGTCAAGTCCCTCTAAAAAGACTTCTTCGGGAACGGAGACTGCATTGCCTGATGTAGCCAAGATGGATACCCTCAATGCTTTGGACTCAACGACACCCAAACCTGTAAAAAGAGGAGCCAGACAAACTCGGGCCAAGCCTAAAGCTGACCTGCTTTTGAAACAGACAGCAGAAATAAAGAGTAACATCTTGGCGAACGCGGTGGCAGTGGAAAACGCCAAGTCAAGTCCCTCGAAAAAGACTTCTTCGGGAACTGAGACTGCATTGCCTGATGTAGCCAAGATAGATACCCTCAATGCTTTGGACTCAACGACACCCAAACCTGTAAAAAGAGCACCCAGACAAACTCGGGCCAAGCCTAAAACTGACCTGCTTTTGAAACAGACAGCAGAAATAAAGAGTAACATCTTAGGGAAAGCAGTGACAGTGGAAGACGCCAAGTCAAGTCCCTCGAAAAAGACTTCTTCGGGAACTGAGACTGCATCGAAGCCACCCTTAGTCACCTTGAATGGCACACATCTGCTACCATCAGATGATGGTCGAACGGcaacatcatcttccaaacggagagaaaagaaggaaaaggcTGAGGCGCCAACGCTCCAacgtaaaaaggaaaaaaagcaaagttcTGAAAATGATGTCGGAGCGAACACAAAAGAAAACGTCAGCGAGGAACAAGAAACTGATACGGCCGAATATGTCGAAAAACCTGTGGAGAATATAACAAACTGCAGTACCAAATCCCAAGATGAGCGGGCTGCAATGGACACAAGCGGGAATGCTGAACAagtgaataaaaaagaaaagaaagccaaGAAAATGAAGGAAGCTGCTGACAATCAAACTATTTCTGAGACCCatggaaaagacaaaaaatccaagaagaaaaaggaaaCGAAAGATTGCGATCAAGAGATTCTCTCTGAACCTGTTAATACTGTTGACAGTGTGAAAGGTGGCGAGGAAATGTCTCAGCAGGAAAATGCAGACAAGATAGACGACAACAAGGAAGCAAGGAGGATCCCGGAGACTCCGAGTTGCATGTTCACTCCCAGTACAGATGTGGGAGGGAAGAAAGCAAAGGACAGAAAGAGATCTAGTCATCCTGCAGAGGGAACTCCTCAGCAGGTCAGTAGCGAAACAAAAGGGAAGAGGAAGAAAGACAAAGCTAATACTAATGAGGAGCAAATAGTTGAAGATAAGAACACCAGCGTTATTGTCGAAGAGGGAGCCGAGCCAAATACAGACgttaaaaagaaaaggaaaatcaaACTTGGCTCAGTTGACACAGTACCTCTAGTCCCTCTGGAGACACCAAGTCCTGcatcaacaaaaaagaaaa GGAAAAGCAAAGTGGAATTGCCAGCAACGCCCACCAGTGCATGA